DNA from Lemur catta isolate mLemCat1 chromosome 7, mLemCat1.pri, whole genome shotgun sequence:
TGTGGAAACCATCCAAATATCTGTCAATGATTAAACAAAATTTGCTACATTTATCCTATAGAATACTACTCATcaagatgaaaaaagaatgaactgaaaaaaagtatatagaaataatattgtgaaatttcaAAGCACCAATGACAAAGAGTAGAGTCTAATACTTTAAAACAGTGGGGGAAAGATGACATACAAAGGAAGACAGATGAGATTCATTTTAGTGTATACAGGTCTAGCAGTGAATTTGTGAGAGTTTCAAATAATTTCTACATGTCAGGTTGCATTCTAAGGGGTGTTATGCCCTACATAATTTTCTCTGAACATTTTTAAGATTTAGTCTAATGTAGTGAGTAAGACTACTAGCTCTGTAGCCAGCAGGGAGAGCTAGTAGTCTTATCAACTACATTAAAGTAAGACTTAAAAATGCTTAGAGAAAACtatttaaagtataataattCTGTATACAGTCAATATATCCatgaaatataacagaaaaaaaagaagtattttagataggcaaagagaaagcaaatttatcatttatgtgcatttctttctgagaaaaaaaatcctggagtATGTGTTACCAACTGAAATAGGTATATAATAAAGTTCAACAATTGATAaccaaatatgtattaaaattactCAGGGATGCCATGTAAAATAATCCCAGGAATGCAATAATCCCACATTCCtcaagagaaagagaacatgTTAGAATCGTGCACAAAATATGTCTTCAGAGCAGGAGTGATGTCAGAAATTCACAATTCAGTCCCCATTCTAGTCCTAATGGatccaaattttcattttaacaagatcctgaGGTTATCTGTATGCTCACtaaattttttagagatttaattttctttctgaacaAATAGCCataatttgagatctttcttctttttcgaTGTAGggatttattgctataaacttcccccCCATAACTGTGTTTGCTGTACCTCATAGgcttttggtatgttgtgtttccactTTCATTTGTCTtaagaaatcttttgatttttttttttttttgagacagagtcttgctctgtctcctgggctagagtgcagtggcatcatcatagctcactgcaatctcaaactcctgagctcaagtgatcctcccaccttagcttcatgagtactaggattacaggcatgagccaccacagccagttttcttttttaattttttcatcagCCCATTGGTTGCTTAGGAGCATGTTGTGTTATTTCCATAAAGTTTCTGAGGTTTCCCCAGTATTAACTTCTAGTTTTATAGcattgttttaagaaaagatacttgattTTGTTCTTAAATTCCTTAAGTCTTGTTTCTTTTCCTAACAGATGATCTATCCTGAAAAATGTTACATATGCAGTCAAGAAGAACGTGTATTCTACAGCTGTTGTggatattctataaatgtcagttagacGCATTTGGTCTGGAGTGCAGTTTAAacccaatgtttctttgttggttttctgtACGGACAATCTGTCCATTGCttaaagtggggtattgaagtcccctaGCATTACTGCATTGCTATCTCTCCATTTAAGTCATTAGTGAGATAATGAAAAAAGCTTTTCTTTATCCTGCAATCAGacaaaatgaaagataatttaaatttcatagaaaataaaaagttttcctGGAAAATCGATGgtctaaaataaacagaaatttgaTATAATTATGAGCAACTGAATTAgtattgaatgaaagaattatttttcttctaatgaatGGTGCCTTCTCTTACAGTGATGTGACATGGGATGATGTGTCGTTCTTTTTCTCATCATGCCATAGATTATATATGCTGTGTTGAATATTTAGTTATTTAAccatattttaatcaaaattttgttGCTTTTGAAGTTTGAAAAATCTAAACATACATATGAAATCATAGCTATAAGACTGtatttagatttatatatttcatcCAGGGAGTCATTATGCTACAGGTAACTAAAattgggaaaggagggagaaaagaaggggGAAAGTGCAAGGGTATTTATTCCCCGCTTTCTACATAGCACGAAGTAGAATCTAaagttaaggaagaaaaaaagaacattaaaagggAGATGCAAACATATTACTTGGATCTGCTTCAGTCTAGTGTGAGGAGCCTCCTGGGAAACTCTAGTCATCACACCTAGGGTCGAGTCCCCAGGGTCTCTTGGCAGCAGGGTTGGGTTATATGCTGGGATCCTTATTAAGGGCCAGGTCCAAGAGCCATCCACACACACTGAGCCGGGCAGTGAGTGTAAAATGCACCTCTTTCTCTGTTGAGAGCCAGGTAAGATGCTAGGTCAGGAAAGAGCAAGCCAAGAAGACAGAGACTGTTGAGGTCTAACCTGGAGGGCAAGAGAtagagcagagagggagggatggggagcGGATAGGCAGGTGCTCAGAGGTAAAGGGCTGTAAATGAGAGGCAGAAGGGTAGAAATATTGGGAAGATGGGTTCAGAGTAACAGACTCAAACTGAAGGATGTGGGAATTAGTGAGATATCAGTAAGACATTtgcaaacaaaattttttttccaggagaaaACACCAAAGCCAGTATCTCAAGGAAATGGAGTAAAATTATTGTGATTCCGTATGGCTCTATGTGACATATAGTGTatgttttattgctgcttcacTCAGCTTTTAAATTTGACTGATTTCTATACCTTTGTTTGTTAGGAAATAAAGTTTTTTGAGTCTTGCCAGTTGGCCTCAATTCACCTTATTATGGGATCCTCATTTTCTGAGTTCCCTTCTTATTATGGGATCCTTATTTTCCGAGTTCACTTCTAGCTCTCTTAATTATAACcatttatatttagaaagaaGTACTTCAAAAACATTTTGGCATTTTGACCAAAATAGAAACAACTGGAAATAGGAAGACAGAGGATATTTTTAAAGCCCAAGATTTACAGATGAGGGACCGTAGATGAGAGTGTGTTACCAAGGTTCACCTGCCTCAGTGGAGGAGCAAGGACTTCTATCTTCACCTTTATTATTCTGCCTGGCCAGAATGATCGTACTTCCCAATATCTACACTTCCTCCATAACCCAAGCTCCTGGACACAGAAATCTATATTTAGGGTTATTGCTTTCTGTTTCTAACTTACTCACCATTCATGAAACCACAGAATATCACCCCCCCCAAAATCTAAAAAAGCCCCCCCAAACCAGACACACAATGTAGTTTAAAGCAGGTTCGTTGGCACTATCCCACTATCCCCAGATATTTGGGCTTATTTGATCTGGGCTGAGATCTtggcttcatattttttttaaatttcagcatgttatggggatacagaagtttaggttatgtatattgcccttgccccaccccggagtcagagcttcaagcatgtccattccccagacggtgtgcaccacactcatcatgtatgtatacacccatcctctccgcTGCCCCCCCCcgacatctgcctgacacccaattaatgtccTTCCTAAATATGCtcctaggtgatgatcagtgaaaccaatttgttggtgagtacatgtggtgcttattttgccattcttgggatacttcacttagtagaatgggctccagctccatccaggaaaatacaagaggtgctatatcaccattgtttgttatagctgagtagtactccatggtatacacataccacattttattaatccactcatgtattgatgggcatttgggttgtttccacgtctttgcaattatgaattgtgctgctataaacatttgagtgcagatgtcttttttgtagaatatcttttgttcttttcagtagatgcccagtaatgggattgctggatcaaatggtaggtctacttgtatctgtttaaggtatcttccTATTGCTTTCCgcagaagttgcactagtttgcaggcccaccagcagtgtatgagtgagtGTTCTTATCCCTTCACATCcaggccaacatttattgttttgggactttttgataaaggccattctcactggagataagtgatatctcattgcagttttgatttgcatttccctgatgattagagattaAAAAACTTCCCAAATGACTCTAATGTGCAGGCATGCTTTACAAGCACTAATCTAGTCCGGCAATTTTattgaaaagttataaaaaaaaagtcctcagaGTGGATGTTGTGCATTGAGTTTATAACAAATATGTGTGAAATAAAGTAGCCAAGATCAATTTCCAGGTGTTTTGTTGGTTGCTTCATTACCAAAATGGCCAGATTGATGGGTCTGTGGGGGATATTTTCTCACCTTCTGGTAGAGGGAGCTTTACACCATCTCTTTACTGACATCTTTCACTTCCTCTACTGTCCCATTTACAATCATAAATCAGGTTGTTcttatttcttcaatttctcaTCTAGCCTTGTACCAAGTTTTGCCCTGGGAATTAAGtcttgttaattctttttttccaaaatatgttcAAATCTCTGTTTCCATCTCATTTCCTATACTTTTATTCAGACTGTCACTTTTAACTAGATATGTAAGTGTTCTTTGGTCTTGGGCTTCTACTGCATGTATGACATGCTGTATCTctaattttgtttacatatatctTTTGCAATCAGTTGTATTTGACTTTGAGGAGTGTTctatataactattttattttagtgtctttaatccttaaaaaattcaaaatgtattttccttaatttattctaatattattatatgactctttttttgtcttgaaatctttACTCTAAATGCAGGAATGTATAAAGTAAGgatctttatgtttttaaatattgttagCAAATTGGCCAATCCTTATTTATCACAtcattagttctttttttaaatgatataaaataccATTGCCAAATTTGTTAttctcattcatatttttaaagaagtactATTATTTTCCAGGATATTTATGCCTTGGCAATATTATACTTCATTAATGAAAATAGCTATATGTTACATTTTGATGCATCAAAGGACGAGTACCCCTTTTGGTTGTTCTCAATATTATACTCAACATATTTGCACATTTGTAGTATGTATTTTAGGATCCTTTTGTCatgattcattaaaaattatttcatgttatttattataatgCTTTCATTTATGTGTTAATTAATGGGAGAATTCACATCTGTTCACTATTGAAGATTCTTCAATATCTGCAGGAAAGGAATTAAGGAATAAAGGGGAGGGGAATGGATGaagggaggttgcttggtggtaCAATGTGCCTTCCTCCAGGGACAGATGCACTGAAggtcctgacttcaccacaatgcaatacgTCAATGTAGCAAAATGACACTTGTatttcatgaatatatacaaataaaaaacaccaaagccttatttttatgaaattttcttaGTGGTTAATTTTGTGAAcagaaaaatctattaatttgGGATATATGTTTATCTGGTTATTTTGGTAAACTCTATTTTAAGATTTTGCAGTCTATTCTTTGGATTTTTCagggaaaaatcaattaaaaccttaagacattttttgtttcttttcaaaagtgacatgattttcttctatttacttttttgtttgctAATACTGTTCCATAAAATGTTGAATGGTGGTGTGATAGTAAATGTGGTAtcttgttattgattttaatgaaaatgcttttaatagGTCACTTGTAAACATATTTGCTCTGAATTTATGGAAGATATTTTTCATtaggaaacttttattttttattttcttcctagacattaagaattttattataaattgtcattgaattttctgaatattttttctcatctctagggaaaatcatgttttttctcctttaatctatCAGTAGAGTCATACTAttgatatatttcttaatttaattattttttattcataagaCAAGGTCAACAGTGTTAAAATGCAATATTCTTTCAAAGCATGGTAGCATCTGACTTGCTAGTGTTATTTATAATGTTTGCATCTGTCTTCATAAGCAATTAGATGAATAACtttacatcttttcatatgctctaGAATAGGATCTCTTAGCCTTGGCACTAGAGATATTTTGCGCTGGATAAATCTTTGCCTTGAGGGGCTGTCTTGAGCattttaggatgtttagcagcacccctggcctctgcctaTTAGGTGTCAGTGACACTCCCTCCAAGTTGTGGCATCCAAAAATGTATCTACACATTGCCAAATGACCCCTAGGGGGTCTCTTCTGGGCTAGATAAATTTGTAAAAGATAGAAaaactctaatttattttttacttgaagTTTGACAGAACTCACAGATCGAAACACATGCTGTTATTCACCTAGCTGGTAAAGCTTGTTTTCTGTCATTACCATTTCTTAtctgctatattttatttctttggctaGCTTGGTGATTGATGTTTTCCTATAAAATTgtctattttatatatgtcatAAAATATATTGTCATATATTTACATACCAttccattatatttgaaattatatttcccTAACCATAGTTTTGTTGTTTTCGTACTTcatgcttccttcctttccttctttcctttccttcgtttcttcttttctttcttccttcccccttccctttctgtcttcgtctcttcctgctcctcctcctccctctctctgtctgtctctgtgtctctcttttcTCCAACTTTCTTATATTTGTGGTTTTTATCAACAGTTAGGCAGTGCTTTATAAAGATAACATTAGGTGATTGAGTTAATATACTATCAACATCCTGGAGTTGATGtatgaatgaaattatataatgtatataaaatattagcaacaCAGGGAGCTCTCAACAAATAGgattaatacttatttttcttaggattgctttttAGGCAGCCCTATTAtggcatatatattaatagatgtgtGTCTCAGTGATGTTTTGGCATTCTTCTGAATATTTCCCAGGGAAGCCTAACGATGTTCACATTTCAGATATGACTTAGTTTGTTCAGTGTTTTATTCCAgaattaatagtttattttcaaCAAGTATTAGAAACCAAATTTATGATGAATTGTTTACATATTCGACCAGAGACTTTTATTGGCAAGGGTGATGTTTGTTGCTACTAAAGAAAATTGTAAGCATAATGTACTTAAGAAAATTTGATGTGGCACAATTCAGGGaattaattctcttttctcaataaatgtgaagCACTGAGAGTCTGAGAGAAAAGTCTGAAGGTCCAGGAAACTCAGAAAATGCTTAAGTTTTTAGAGAATTAGAAATGTTAATAGTAATTCAGTGAATCTTGGAGTGCCAGAAAGATGTTCTAAGTGATAAGCTATGTATGATGTGTTGTGTTCAATTACTCAAACATCCCTGTCTTCTCAGTCCTTCACTATGTTGGTCCTCAATAATACCAGTACTCAGCTTCTGACCTTCTTCTTGACTGGCATTCCAGGCCTGGAAGCAGCCCAGGTCTGGATCTCCATCCCCCTTTGTCTTTTGTATGTCATCTCCTTGTCTGGAAACAGCATGATCCTGTTTGTGGTCCTCCATGAGCAGAGCCTCCATGAGCCCATGTATTACTTTCTCTCTATGCTTTCAGCCACAGACCTGAGCTTGTCCCTGTGCACACTTTCTACTACCCTGGGTGTCTTCTGGTTTGAAGCCCGAGAGATCAACTTAAATGCCTGCATTGCCCAGATGTTCTTTCTCCATGGATTTACTTTCATGGAGTCTGGCGTTCTGCTGGCCATGACCTTTGATCGCTTTGTGGCCATCTGTGACCCACTGAGATACACCACCATCCTCACCAATGCCAGGATTGCCCAGATTGGGGTTAGCATGTTGGTACGGAACGTTGCCGTCATGTTGCCAGTTGTGCTCTTTGTCAGGAGGCTCTCCTTCTGCAGCTCCATGGTCCTTTCACACTCTTACTGCTACCATGTTGATCTCATTCAACTCTCCTGCACAGACAACAGAATCAACAGCATCCTGGGTCTGTTTGCACTCTTCTCCACTGCAGGGTTTGACTGCCCCTGCATCTTGCTCTCCTACATCCTGATCATCCGGTCTGTTCTCAGCATTGCTTCCTCAGAAGAGCGACACAAAGCCTTCAACACCTGTATATCCCACATCAGTGCTGTTGCCATCTTCTATATCCCTCTCATCAGCTTGTCTCTTGTCCATCACTATGGCCACTCAGCACCTCCGTTTGTCCACACCATCATGGCCAATGTCTTCCTGCTTGTCCCTCCTGTGCTCAACCCTATCATCTATAGTGTAAAGACTAAGCAGATTAGAAAGGCCATTATCAAGGTTTTAACTCAGAAGAAGCTCCAAATCTAATCATCAGTTATCTCAGAGTAGACATAAAGCCATTTATGAATAAGCACTTTGCTAGAATGTGGTAATTGTACCCAAAGTGCTTAGACATACCTTcaacattttatattatgtaagcTATAGGTTGTATGACATTTGCTTACTCAGTTTGTCAGTAAATTCATATCGGTGTCAACTGAACTatgattttgttttcaatataaagtgagataacatatataaacAACTATTGATATTTGCAAGCTGTATAAGACCTACATAAAATGTTAATTCAGACTCAGCATACAATTATAAAAGTCCAGATCTAATGTGGGAAACTTTTTTAATAAGCTAGTTGTTATTTTCTGAATTACACATAAAAACACATTAAttagttgggtttttttctttaaactcttgATTCTCTGCATGCTTCCAAACAGACATTCTCTTGTGTGAATCCCAAAATGCATATCAATGTAATTAAATCTTGGGTCTTATGTAGATGAAACTATTTTGCCCTTTATTATGTGCAGGGGCTATCCAGTGTAAATGCAAAATACCATATCAAGTGCTCAGCATCAGTCACTGTGGTTGttaactaaagaataaaaattggtaATAACATTGATAATATTTTCGGAGTGAGGAAAATGCTATTAATTTACTTAGATTAGCTTTGGTAAAAGGGGGCCCACACTTTTGGCTCATGTTTATCTCTACCTCTGCCTTTATGACACCACTTATGGTACCACTGGACTCACAATGGTGG
Protein-coding regions in this window:
- the LOC123641556 gene encoding olfactory receptor 51F2-like, with the translated sequence MYDVLCSITQTSLSSQSFTMLVLNNTSTQLLTFFLTGIPGLEAAQVWISIPLCLLYVISLSGNSMILFVVLHEQSLHEPMYYFLSMLSATDLSLSLCTLSTTLGVFWFEAREINLNACIAQMFFLHGFTFMESGVLLAMTFDRFVAICDPLRYTTILTNARIAQIGVSMLVRNVAVMLPVVLFVRRLSFCSSMVLSHSYCYHVDLIQLSCTDNRINSILGLFALFSTAGFDCPCILLSYILIIRSVLSIASSEERHKAFNTCISHISAVAIFYIPLISLSLVHHYGHSAPPFVHTIMANVFLLVPPVLNPIIYSVKTKQIRKAIIKVLTQKKLQI